The following are from one region of the Gammaproteobacteria bacterium genome:
- a CDS encoding YihA family ribosome biogenesis GTP-binding protein: protein MIPFQNATFYTTVNDIRDLPQHSGIEVAFAGRSNAGKSSAINTLANKNRLAFVSKTPGRTQHINFFQLNENQFLVDLPGYGYAKVPDSVRQHWQKLLEQYLQTRESLKGMVLIMDIRHPLKVLDIQMLDWFAPTGKAIHILLTKADKLSKQKAHMTLQSVTQYLNKSYPGCTVQLFSSLAGSGVENAAAVINAWLNPDQCLA, encoded by the coding sequence ATGATCCCATTTCAGAACGCAACTTTCTATACTACTGTAAATGATATTCGTGACTTGCCACAGCATTCAGGGATTGAAGTAGCATTTGCAGGAAGATCTAATGCTGGTAAATCCAGCGCTATAAATACACTTGCTAATAAAAATCGTCTGGCTTTTGTAAGTAAAACACCTGGGCGTACGCAACATATCAATTTCTTCCAATTAAACGAAAATCAATTTCTCGTTGATTTGCCCGGATATGGTTACGCCAAAGTTCCTGATAGTGTACGACAGCATTGGCAGAAATTATTGGAACAATATTTGCAAACTCGGGAATCGCTTAAAGGCATGGTGTTGATAATGGATATCCGTCACCCGTTAAAAGTACTGGATATCCAAATGTTGGACTGGTTTGCGCCAACAGGAAAAGCCATTCATATTTTATTGACTAAGGCTGATAAGTTGAGTAAGCAGAAAGCACATATGACGTTGCAAAGCGTGACTCAATATTTGAATAAATCTTATCCGGGATGCACTGTACAATTGTTTTCTAGCTTGGCAGGAAGCGGTGTTGAAAATGCTGCAGCCGTTATTAATGCATGGCTAAATCCCGATCAATGCCTTGCATAA
- a CDS encoding type III pantothenate kinase produces MTTILAIDSGNSFIKWGLFHDDQWIIQSKIDYEHVSHLKSEFDKLPEPDIILISHVARQETRNEICELISRWIAQTIWLQSGLFQCGVLNGYSDPKQLGSDRWAALIAAWKIEHKACLVINAGTAVTIDALSDSGQFLGGVILPGVHLMQNSLCFSTQLDQAKTGAYEDFPVNTNNAIHSGIIHCLVGAIEHMHSLLSERLHQTDISCIISGGGATLLVPLIKFPINNTVDNLVLEGLILIAKDEMCRQKLAISKDII; encoded by the coding sequence ATGACTACCATATTAGCAATTGATTCTGGCAACTCTTTTATAAAATGGGGATTATTTCACGATGATCAGTGGATAATACAAAGTAAGATAGACTATGAACATGTTTCTCATTTAAAAAGCGAATTTGATAAACTGCCAGAACCTGACATCATTTTAATTTCCCATGTTGCACGTCAAGAGACCAGAAATGAAATCTGTGAATTGATTTCCCGCTGGATTGCTCAAACGATATGGCTTCAGTCCGGCTTGTTTCAATGTGGTGTTTTGAATGGCTACTCTGACCCCAAGCAGCTAGGAAGTGATCGTTGGGCAGCTTTAATTGCTGCCTGGAAGATTGAACATAAGGCTTGCTTAGTAATTAATGCCGGTACCGCTGTGACCATTGATGCACTATCCGATTCTGGTCAATTTCTAGGTGGTGTCATATTACCCGGTGTGCATTTGATGCAGAACAGTCTGTGCTTTAGTACCCAATTAGATCAGGCTAAGACGGGTGCTTATGAAGATTTTCCCGTTAATACGAATAACGCAATTCATAGTGGAATCATTCATTGTCTGGTAGGCGCTATTGAACATATGCACAGTCTTTTATCGGAAAGATTGCATCAAACTGACATAAGCTGCATCATAAGTGGCGGAGGTGCGACTCTATTAGTTCCATTGATTAAATTTCCGATTAATAATACTGTTGATAACTTAGTGTTGGAAGGATTGATTTTAATTGCTAAAGATGAAATGTGTAGGCAAAAGTTAGCTATCTCGAAAGACATAATATGA
- a CDS encoding biotin--[acetyl-CoA-carboxylase] ligase, translating into MNKDKALKFTSHLTPIIDLNVFNIIDSTSNYLLSNIKQYQLNDNRIVVAAAEVQTKGRGRIGRSWHSDLGSGLTFSMLRRFENGASVLTGLSLVIGVAIVRVLRSFSVNQINLKWPNDILYDNSKLGGVLVELRGKMIGPADAVIGIGINFNLPSSIRSIIQQNAIDLFQITGQHLDRNEIFGALLLELCSILSDFEVHGFSYFKDEWISYHAYHGKNVRLFLPHNSFVSGVVDGINDDGSICLLTSAGRNSYIVGDISMRLTD; encoded by the coding sequence TTGAACAAAGATAAAGCCCTAAAATTCACATCTCATTTAACCCCGATAATAGATCTCAATGTTTTCAATATAATTGATTCTACAAGCAATTATTTATTGAGTAATATCAAGCAATATCAACTAAATGATAATCGAATAGTTGTTGCTGCTGCTGAAGTTCAAACTAAAGGACGCGGGAGAATAGGTCGTTCATGGCATAGTGATTTAGGTAGTGGACTTACTTTTTCTATGTTGCGCCGCTTTGAAAACGGCGCGTCTGTTTTAACTGGTCTCAGCCTTGTGATTGGTGTTGCAATTGTTCGGGTTTTAAGATCCTTCTCAGTAAATCAAATCAACCTTAAGTGGCCTAATGACATCCTTTATGACAACAGTAAATTGGGTGGAGTATTGGTTGAGCTACGTGGAAAAATGATTGGCCCTGCAGATGCAGTAATTGGTATTGGCATTAATTTTAATCTTCCAAGTTCTATCAGATCTATTATTCAACAAAATGCTATTGATTTATTCCAAATCACGGGACAGCATTTAGATCGCAATGAAATTTTTGGTGCATTGCTACTGGAGCTATGTAGCATCCTATCTGATTTCGAAGTGCACGGATTTTCTTATTTTAAAGATGAATGGATTAGCTACCATGCTTATCATGGTAAGAACGTGAGACTATTTCTTCCACATAATTCGTTTGTTTCCGGTGTGGTAGATGGCATAAACGACGATGGATCAATTTGTTTACTAACCTCAGCTGGTAGAAATTCATACATTGTCGGCGATATTTCTATGCGTTTGACTGATTAG
- the rplQ gene encoding 50S ribosomal protein L17: MRHSIAFRKLNRTSSHRSAMFRNMSNSLLRHEVITTTLPKAKELRRYVEPVITLGKVSSLSNRRIAFNKLRDRENVTKLFAELGPRYLARPGGYIRILKCGYRKGDNAPMALVELIDRPADKAEVNDKLTAA; encoded by the coding sequence ATGCGTCATAGTATTGCATTTAGAAAATTAAACCGTACTAGCAGTCATAGATCAGCAATGTTTCGCAATATGAGTAATTCACTTTTGCGGCATGAAGTTATAACTACAACCCTACCGAAGGCCAAAGAACTTAGAAGATATGTAGAACCTGTCATTACTTTGGGAAAAGTATCATCTTTATCTAATCGACGTATTGCTTTTAATAAATTGCGTGACCGTGAAAACGTAACTAAATTATTTGCTGAATTAGGACCAAGATATCTTGCACGCCCCGGTGGATATATTAGAATCCTAAAATGTGGTTATCGAAAAGGTGATAACGCTCCTATGGCACTAGTGGAGCTTATTGATCGCCCTGCTGATAAAGCTGAAGTTAATGATAAATTAACCGCTGCATAA
- the rpoA gene encoding DNA-directed RNA polymerase subunit alpha — protein sequence MLGTELLTPRIIDVQNISPLHARVVMEPFERGYGHTLGNALRRILLSSMFGFAPTEVKIAGIVHEYSALDGVQEDIVDILLNIKGIVLKLHNNDQATLYLRKAGKGVVTAGDIETGHDVEIINPEHIIAHLTSDCKIDIELRVEKGRGFVPAAIRKNVNIERDIGTIFLDASFSPIRRVSYAVESARVEQRTDLDKLVIDLETNGIVEPEEAIRYAARVLVQQLSVFADLESTPILKEKPQAPQIDPILLRPVDDLELTVRSANCLKVENIYYIGDLIQRTEAELLRTPNLGRKSLNEIKEVLAARELTLGMKLDNWPPANLENISKDQNHAS from the coding sequence ATGCTCGGTACGGAGCTGCTTACACCGCGGATTATTGATGTTCAGAATATATCTCCCCTGCACGCCAGAGTTGTTATGGAGCCCTTTGAAAGGGGCTATGGTCATACGTTAGGTAATGCATTAAGAAGAATTCTTTTATCCTCAATGTTTGGTTTCGCTCCAACTGAAGTTAAAATAGCTGGTATTGTGCATGAGTATTCAGCTTTGGATGGAGTGCAAGAGGATATTGTTGATATATTACTGAATATCAAAGGCATAGTTTTAAAATTACATAACAATGATCAAGCTACTTTATATTTAAGAAAAGCTGGTAAGGGAGTTGTTACTGCCGGTGATATAGAAACAGGGCATGATGTTGAAATCATTAATCCCGAACATATCATCGCTCATCTAACTTCTGATTGCAAAATAGATATTGAATTAAGAGTTGAAAAAGGAAGAGGATTTGTACCTGCTGCAATCAGAAAAAATGTAAATATTGAAAGAGATATAGGAACGATTTTTCTTGATGCTTCTTTTAGTCCTATTAGACGTGTAAGTTATGCAGTCGAAAGTGCGCGAGTGGAACAAAGAACAGATTTAGATAAATTGGTAATTGATCTAGAAACAAATGGAATAGTTGAGCCTGAAGAAGCGATTCGCTATGCTGCACGAGTATTAGTTCAACAATTGTCAGTATTTGCAGATCTGGAAAGTACACCAATACTGAAAGAGAAACCTCAAGCACCTCAGATAGACCCTATTCTGTTACGACCAGTTGATGATCTTGAGCTTACTGTTAGATCTGCAAATTGCTTGAAAGTCGAGAATATTTATTATATTGGTGATTTAATTCAACGTACCGAAGCTGAATTACTGAGAACACCAAACTTGGGAAGAAAATCACTTAACGAAATAAAAGAAGTATTAGCTGCACGTGAGCTAACTCTTGGAATGAAGCTGGATAATTGGCCACCAGCAAATTTAGAGAATATATCTAAGGATCAAAACCATGCGTCATAG
- the rpsD gene encoding 30S ribosomal protein S4, with product MARNLAPKCKQCRREGEKLFLKGEKCFTDKCAIERRNYPPGQHGQKKGRLSDYGVQLREKQKIKRIYGVLERQFRNIYKLADKHRGVTGDNLLQLLESRLDNVAYHMGFGSSRSEAKQIVRHNMILVNGHRVNIPSYIVKAGDIVEVDKNSKNHLRIKTAIEMASNRNFPSWIEVNVKEIKGTYKTRPDRAELPSSINESLVIELYSK from the coding sequence TTGGCTAGAAATCTTGCACCAAAATGTAAACAATGTCGACGAGAGGGTGAGAAATTATTCTTGAAGGGCGAAAAGTGTTTTACTGATAAGTGCGCGATAGAACGGAGAAATTATCCTCCTGGTCAACATGGTCAGAAAAAAGGTAGATTGTCTGATTATGGAGTTCAACTTCGCGAAAAACAAAAAATAAAAAGAATATATGGTGTATTAGAGAGACAGTTTCGTAACATATATAAATTAGCGGATAAGCATCGTGGTGTAACTGGTGATAATTTACTTCAGCTCTTAGAAAGTCGCCTTGATAATGTTGCATATCATATGGGCTTCGGATCGTCTAGATCTGAAGCAAAACAGATAGTTAGACATAATATGATTTTAGTAAATGGCCATCGCGTTAATATTCCTTCCTACATAGTAAAAGCTGGTGATATTGTAGAAGTTGATAAAAATTCAAAAAATCATTTGCGTATTAAGACGGCAATTGAGATGGCTAGCAACCGGAATTTTCCTTCATGGATAGAAGTCAATGTTAAGGAAATAAAAGGTACTTATAAAACAAGACCTGATCGAGCAGAACTGCCGTCATCAATCAATGAATCATTAGTTATAGAATTGTATTCTAAATAA
- the rpsK gene encoding 30S ribosomal protein S11, translating to MIKAVSRARKKIKKNISEGIAHIHASFNNTIITITDRQGNALSWATSGGAGFKGSRKSTPFAAQVAAENASKIAIDCGVKNLEVRVKGPGPGRDSAVRALNAAGFKITSISDVTPVPHNGCRPPKKRRI from the coding sequence ATGATTAAGGCAGTTTCTCGAGCACGGAAGAAAATCAAAAAAAATATTTCTGAAGGTATAGCTCATATTCATGCTTCTTTTAATAATACAATTATTACTATAACAGATAGGCAAGGAAATGCATTATCATGGGCCACTTCAGGTGGTGCCGGTTTCAAAGGATCACGTAAGAGTACTCCTTTTGCTGCACAAGTTGCTGCTGAAAATGCCAGTAAAATAGCTATTGATTGTGGTGTGAAGAATCTTGAAGTTAGAGTGAAAGGACCGGGACCTGGGAGAGATTCAGCTGTAAGAGCCTTAAATGCAGCAGGTTTTAAAATTACAAGCATTTCAGATGTAACACCAGTGCCGCATAATGGCTGCCGACCACCAAAAAAACGTCGTATCTGA
- the rpsM gene encoding 30S ribosomal protein S13, whose amino-acid sequence MARIAGINIPNHKHVGIALTAIYGIGRSNSKNICQAVGIATDKKLKDLSEEQIDHLRDYIAKITIEGDLRREISMNIKRLIDLGCYRGLRHRRGLPVRGQRTRTNARTRKGPRKAIRAR is encoded by the coding sequence ATGGCACGTATTGCTGGCATTAATATACCAAATCATAAACATGTTGGTATTGCACTAACTGCGATTTACGGTATTGGGAGATCGAATTCAAAAAATATTTGTCAAGCCGTCGGAATTGCAACAGACAAAAAATTGAAAGATCTTTCCGAAGAGCAAATAGATCATTTGCGAGATTATATTGCTAAGATCACAATTGAAGGTGATTTGCGACGAGAAATCTCGATGAATATAAAAAGACTCATTGATTTAGGCTGCTATAGAGGATTAAGACATCGCCGAGGACTTCCTGTACGTGGTCAACGAACTAGAACAAATGCAAGAACTAGAAAAGGCCCAAGAAAAGCAATACGCGCTCGATAG
- the rpmJ gene encoding 50S ribosomal protein L36, which translates to MKVNASVKILCRNCKIIRRNRIVRVICTDPRHKQRQG; encoded by the coding sequence ATGAAAGTAAATGCATCTGTTAAAATACTTTGTAGGAATTGCAAAATTATACGACGTAATCGAATTGTCCGAGTGATATGTACAGACCCGAGACATAAACAACGACAGGGATAA
- the infA gene encoding translation initiation factor IF-1: MAKEDTIQMQGEILETLPNAMFRVKLENGHIVLGHISGKMRMHYIRILPGDKVTVDLTPYDLTRARITFRAK; encoded by the coding sequence ATGGCGAAAGAAGATACAATTCAAATGCAAGGTGAAATTCTAGAAACATTGCCTAACGCAATGTTCAGAGTAAAATTAGAAAATGGGCACATTGTATTAGGACATATTTCAGGAAAAATGCGCATGCATTACATAAGAATATTGCCTGGAGATAAGGTTACAGTAGATTTAACTCCGTATGATCTTACGAGAGCAAGAATAACTTTCCGGGCTAAGTAA
- the secY gene encoding preprotein translocase subunit SecY, producing the protein MSNFPIDKFADLKRRLWFLLFALIVYRIGAHVPVPGIDPIVLKDLFESQENSVLGMFNMFSGGALSRFSIFALGIMPYISASIIMQLGTVAIPFLEALKKEGESGRRRIAQYTRYGTVILALVQSYGISIALQSQESLVINPGYSFMFTTVITLVTGTIFLMWLGEQITERGIGNGISLIIFAGIAAGLPSAIGGTLDLVSTGSMHFLIAFGIFVAAAFVTGIVVFVEKGQRRILVNYAKRQVGQKVYGGQSSHLPLKLNMPGVIPPIFASSIILFPATLASWFANNESVTWLKDISSALSPGQPLYVILYAIMIIFFCFFYTALVFNPKETADNLKKSGAFIPGIRPGEQTTRYIEKIMLRLTLSGSIYVTLVCLLPEFLILKWNVPFYFGGTSLLIIVIVTMDFMSQVQSHIMSSQYDSLLKKTNFKNSSSNMKLPAR; encoded by the coding sequence ATGTCGAATTTTCCGATCGATAAATTTGCTGATCTTAAAAGACGTTTATGGTTTTTATTATTTGCACTAATAGTATATAGGATTGGTGCACATGTTCCGGTGCCAGGTATTGATCCAATTGTTTTAAAAGATTTATTTGAATCTCAAGAAAATAGTGTACTGGGAATGTTTAATATGTTCTCCGGAGGCGCTCTTTCTAGATTTTCGATATTTGCACTTGGTATTATGCCTTATATATCAGCTTCAATTATAATGCAGCTAGGTACGGTTGCAATCCCATTCCTTGAGGCTTTAAAAAAAGAAGGAGAAAGTGGAAGAAGAAGGATTGCGCAGTATACGAGATATGGAACAGTTATCTTAGCTCTTGTTCAAAGTTATGGAATTTCTATCGCTCTGCAATCACAAGAAAGCTTGGTAATAAATCCTGGCTATTCCTTTATGTTTACCACGGTGATTACACTAGTAACTGGTACTATTTTCTTGATGTGGTTAGGCGAACAAATCACAGAACGTGGTATCGGAAATGGAATTTCCCTAATTATTTTTGCAGGGATTGCGGCAGGTCTTCCAAGTGCTATTGGTGGTACTTTAGATTTGGTAAGTACTGGATCTATGCATTTTTTGATAGCTTTTGGAATATTTGTAGCTGCGGCTTTTGTTACGGGGATTGTTGTTTTTGTTGAGAAAGGTCAAAGAAGAATTTTAGTCAATTACGCCAAACGTCAGGTTGGGCAAAAAGTTTATGGAGGACAAAGTTCGCATTTACCTTTAAAGCTAAATATGCCGGGAGTTATACCGCCAATATTTGCTTCAAGTATTATTTTATTTCCTGCTACTTTAGCTAGTTGGTTTGCAAATAACGAATCTGTTACATGGTTAAAAGATATTAGTTCTGCCTTATCACCTGGGCAACCGCTATATGTAATTTTATATGCCATAATGATAATCTTCTTTTGTTTCTTCTATACTGCGCTTGTATTTAATCCTAAGGAGACTGCAGATAATCTTAAAAAGAGTGGGGCTTTTATACCAGGTATAAGACCAGGAGAGCAAACAACGCGCTATATCGAAAAAATAATGTTACGTTTAACATTATCGGGATCAATCTATGTTACCCTAGTCTGTTTGTTGCCTGAATTTCTAATTCTTAAATGGAATGTTCCGTTTTATTTTGGAGGAACATCTCTTCTAATTATTGTAATTGTGACTATGGATTTCATGTCGCAAGTTCAATCGCACATTATGTCATCTCAATACGATAGCTTGTTAAAGAAAACAAATTTTAAAAATAGCAGTAGTAATATGAAATTACCAGCAAGATAA
- the rplO gene encoding 50S ribosomal protein L15, with product MYLNSIKPANGSKKSKLRLGRGIGSGLGKTCGRGHKGQKSRAGGFHKVGFEGGQMPIQRRLPKRGFSSLKSRQSYSLRLSDLSIIPETEINLDTLIKYNIVSKKINKIKIFKAGQSNQKYHFKDITVSKGVHNIMQALDRSTS from the coding sequence ATGTATCTTAATTCAATTAAACCAGCTAATGGTTCAAAGAAAAGTAAATTGAGATTAGGGCGCGGAATAGGTTCTGGATTAGGAAAAACCTGTGGAAGGGGACATAAAGGGCAGAAATCTAGAGCAGGCGGGTTTCATAAAGTTGGATTTGAAGGTGGACAAATGCCAATTCAAAGACGCTTACCAAAAAGAGGATTTTCAAGTTTAAAGAGTCGACAATCTTATAGCTTAAGATTAAGTGATTTGAGTATCATTCCTGAAACAGAAATTAACTTAGATACATTGATAAAGTATAATATTGTTTCAAAGAAAATTAACAAAATAAAAATATTTAAAGCAGGGCAGAGTAATCAAAAATATCATTTTAAAGATATTACAGTTAGTAAAGGTGTGCATAATATAATGCAAGCATTAGATCGATCTACTTCATAA
- the rpmD gene encoding 50S ribosomal protein L30, with amino-acid sequence MIDSNKKEAIKITLIKSVIGTKKSHKATIIGLGLKRLNSSRILANTPETRGMINKINYLIKCD; translated from the coding sequence ATGATTGATTCTAATAAAAAAGAAGCAATAAAAATTACTCTTATAAAAAGTGTAATAGGAACAAAAAAATCGCATAAGGCCACTATTATTGGCTTAGGATTAAAAAGACTAAATAGTTCGCGTATACTTGCAAATACACCTGAAACTCGAGGAATGATTAATAAGATAAATTATTTAATTAAGTGTGATTGA
- the rpsE gene encoding 30S ribosomal protein S5 encodes MSVKMIGTEESSDDLREKMVAINRVTKVVKGGRILGFAALTVVGDGDGGVGMGKGKSREVPVAVQKAMDEARRKMIKIKLKNGTIYHPITASHGAAKIYMQPAPEGTGIIAGGPMRAIFEVMGMTNILAKCIGSTNPYNVVRATLKGLTKMNTPANIAAKRNKSIKEIMGHGND; translated from the coding sequence ATGAGCGTTAAAATGATAGGAACAGAAGAAAGTAGCGACGATTTACGTGAAAAGATGGTTGCTATTAATAGAGTAACTAAAGTCGTTAAAGGTGGACGCATATTGGGATTTGCTGCTCTAACAGTTGTTGGTGATGGAGATGGCGGTGTGGGTATGGGGAAGGGCAAGTCGCGCGAAGTGCCTGTTGCGGTTCAAAAAGCAATGGATGAAGCTCGCCGAAAAATGATAAAAATTAAATTAAAAAACGGGACAATTTACCATCCGATTACCGCGTCGCATGGCGCAGCTAAAATATATATGCAGCCTGCACCGGAAGGTACTGGCATAATAGCAGGTGGTCCAATGCGGGCTATATTTGAAGTGATGGGTATGACTAATATATTAGCAAAATGTATTGGCTCAACAAATCCGTATAATGTTGTAAGAGCAACACTCAAAGGCCTTACTAAAATGAATACACCAGCCAATATTGCTGCAAAGCGCAATAAATCTATAAAAGAAATAATGGGGCATGGTAATGATTGA